One Alosa alosa isolate M-15738 ecotype Scorff River chromosome 22, AALO_Geno_1.1, whole genome shotgun sequence DNA segment encodes these proteins:
- the pts gene encoding 6-pyruvoyl tetrahydrobiopterin synthase gives MEVNNVEHLPERIGYITRVQSFSACHRLHSKALSDEENKKVFGKCNNPHGHGHNYKVEVTVRGKIDRRTGMVMNLTDLKQYIEEAIMIPLDHKNLDKDVPYFADVVSTTENLAVFIWDSLTKLLPPNLLYEIKVYETDKNIVVYRGE, from the exons ATGGAAGTAAATAACGTAGAACATCTACCAGAGCGTATTGGCTATATTACTCGTGTACAGAGCTTCAGCGCTTGCCATCGCTTGCACAG TAAGGCACTGAGTGATGAAGAAAATAAGAAGGTATTTGGGAAATGCAACAACCCACATGGTCATGGCCACAACTACAAAG TGGAAGTTACAGTGCGTGGGAAG ATTGACAGAAGAACGGGGATGGTGATGAACCTAACAGACCTTAAACAGTACATTGAG GAGGCGATTATGATACCTCTTGACCATAAAAACCTGGACAAAGATGTGCCTTACTTTGCTGATGTGGTCAG CACCACTGAAAACCTGGCAGTGTTCATCTGGGACAGTTTAACAAAGCTTCTGCCACCCAACCTACTCTACGAAATCAAAGTGTACGAGACAGACAAAAACATAGTGGTGTACCGTGGCGAGTAG
- the rcvrnb gene encoding recoverin b → MGNSKSCALSKEVLEELKLNTRYTKEQLHTWYQTFLRECPTGRISQQQFESIYASFFPDADPKAYAQHVFRSFDQNSDGTLDFKEYIVALHLTSSGKTMEKLEWAFALYDLDGNGSITKNEIQEIVRSIFNMISKEAQKNLPQDENTPEKRADKIWDFFGKKENDKITEGEFIQGIMDNKNILRLIQFDEPQKVQERLKEKKH, encoded by the exons ATGGGCAATAGCAAGAGCTGTGCTCTCTCCAAGGAGGTGCTGGAGGAACTGAAGCTGAACACCAGGTACACGAAGGAGCAGCTGCACACCTGGTACCAGACCTTCCTGCGGGAGTGTCCCACGGGCCGCATCAGCCAGCAGCAGTTCGAGAGCATCTACGCCAGCTTCTTCCCGGACGCCGACCCCAAGGCTTACGCCCAGCACGTCTTCCGCAGCTTCGACCAGAACAGCGACGGCACGCTGGACTTCAAGGAGTACATCGTGGCACTGCACCTCACCTCCTCAGGGAAGACCATGGAGAAGCTGGAGTGGGCTTTCGCCCTCTACGACCTGGACGGCAACGGCAGCATTACCAAAAACGAGATCCAGGAGATCGTCAGG TCAATATTCAATATGATCTCTAAAGAAGCACAGAAAAATCTCCCTCAGGATGAAAATACCCCTGAAAAGAGAGCAGATAAAATCTGGGACTTCTTTGGGAAGAAAGAGAATG aTAAGATAACGGAGGGTGAGTTCATTCAAGGGATTATGGACAACAAGAACATCCTAAGACTGATCCAGTTCGACGAACCGCAGAAGGTCCAGGAGAGGTTAAAGGAGAAGAAACACTAG
- the LOC125287061 gene encoding glucagon-like peptide 2 receptor, which produces MATGLSSWLNGMLGTKRTILSSLLFLLCSNTHVMGSDLDTLIRLRTEYWKKCNDSLSTQFPTQTGIFCNGTFDTFVCWPHSAPGNVSVPCPSYLPWIKSDISRRVYMECLPNGTWRREKNSTTVWREKTECEDHHYYKSAEDERVRHSHLRTTSIVGYSLSLSSLIIAVIIMGNLRKLHCTRNYIHLNLFVSFILRAMATMTHTIVSTTKASTFPNNEMGWNTFSNSTISVICKASRVSMEYFVGCNFFWLLVEAIFLHTLLFTAVLTKRRLLKRYMLIGWGTPMGFILPWIVVKALNENIHCWVNKSRLIWWMIKGPIAVAVVVIFCIFLKILKLLLSKLKADQVKFTDYRYSLARATLVLIPLLGIHEVVFNLITDDYMDMKQRDIRNFINMILSSFQGFVVAVLYCFLNGEVRAELKKRWQLFTCTHHLDMHNCVQGIHPKYLWKCSQRSAVAQSSVDNSETYQEGGASCGGGGNSGLTHTTHLLQVPAQCGRNPQWAGRVTALEFYPRKSLSSSDGEMTLGETMEEILEESEF; this is translated from the exons GTGATGGGTTCGGATCTGGATACTCTCATAAGATTGCGTACTGAGTATTGGAAAAAATGCAATGACTCATTATCAACCCAGTTTCCCACACAAACTG GAATCTTTTGCAATGGGACATTTGACACGTTTGTCTGTTGGCCACATTCAGCCCCTGGAAATGTCTCTGTCCCCTGTCCTTCCTACCTGCCCTGGATCAAATCAG ATATTTCAAGAAGAGTATACATGGAGTGTTTGCCAAACGGTACTTGGCGGAGAGAGAAGAACTCTACCACAGTGTGGCGAGAAAAAACAGAGTGTGAAGATCATCACTACTACAAGTCAGCG GAGGACGAGCGAGTCCGGCACTCTCACCTGAGGACAACTTCCATAGTGGGAtactcgctttctctctcttctcttatcaTTGCTGTCATCATTATGGGGAATCTGAG GAAGCTTCACTGTACGAGAAATTACATCCACTTGAATCTATTTGTGTCGTTCATATTGAGAGCGATGgcaacaatgacacacacaatcGTGTCAACAACAAAGGCATCCACATTTCCCAACAATGAAATGGGATGGAACACCTTTTCAAACTCAACG ATCTCTGTTATCTGCAAGGCGTCCCGAGTGTCCATGGAGTATTTTGTGGGGTGTAATTTCTTCTGGCTGTTGGTGGAGGCGATATTTCTCCACACACTTCTCTTCACCGCTGTGCTGACCAAGCGCAGGCTGCTGAAACGCTACATGCTCATTGGATGGG gGACTCCGATGGGCTTCATACTACCATGGATTGTGGTAAAGGCACTCAATGAAAACATACA CTGCTGGGTGAACAAAAGCCGGCTGATCTGGTGGATGATTAAGGGACCTATAGCAGTAGCCGTAGTG GtgattttttgcattttcctgAAAATTCTGAAACTCTTGCTGTCAAAATTGAAAGCAGACCAGGTGAAATTCACTGACTATAGATACAG CTTAGCCAGAGCAACTCTGGTCCTGATCCCATTATTAGGGATTCATGAAGTAGTGTTCAACCTGATCACAGATGACTACATGGACATGAAGCAGCGAGACATCCGCAACTTCATCAACATGATTCTCAGCTCTTTTCAG GGTTTTGTGGTGGCTGTGCTCTACTGTTTTCTAAATGGAGAG GTGAGGGCAGAGCTTAAGAAGAGGTGGCAGCTGTTCACCTGCACCCATCACCTAGATATGCACAACTGCGTCCAGGGCATACACCCCAAATACCTGTGGAAGTGCTCCCAAAGGTCCGCGGTGGCCCAGTCGTCTGTGGACAACAGCGAGACCTACCAGGAGGGCGGCGCTAGCTGCGGTGGTGGCGGCAACAGTGGGCTGACGCACACCACGCACCTCCTGCAGGTGCCGGCTCAGTGCGGGAGGAACCCCCAGTGGGCTGGCCGGGTCACTGCCCTGGAGTTCTACCCGCGGAAGAGCCTCTCGAGCAGCGACGGCGAGATGACGCTTGGGGAGACCATGGAGGAGATCCTGGAGGAGAGTGAGTTTTGA